From Streptomyces griseorubiginosus, one genomic window encodes:
- the purB gene encoding adenylosuccinate lyase, with protein MTSAKPRIPNVLAGRYASAELATLWSPEQKVKLERQLWLAVLRAQKDLGIEVPEQALADYERVLDTVDLASIAEREKVTRHDVKARIEEFNDLAGHEQVHKGMTSRDLTENVEQLQIRLSLELIRDRSVAVLARLGKLAGEYGELVMAGRSHNVAAQATTLGKRFATAADELLVAYGRVEELLARYPLRGIKGPVGTAQDMLDLLGGDASKLAELEDRIAGHLGFSQAFTSVGQVYPRSLDYEVVTALVQLAAAPSSLAKTIRLMAGHELVTEGFKPGQVGSSAMPHKMNTRSCERVNGLMVILRGYASMTGELAGDQWNEGDVSCSVVRRVALPDAFFALDGLLETFLTVLDEFGAFPAVVARELDRYLPFLATTKVLMGAVRAGVGREVAHEAIKENAVASALAMREQGAERNELLDKLAADERIPLDRAQLDELMADKLSFTGAAADQVAVVVGRIEEIVKQHPAAAGYTPGAIL; from the coding sequence GTGACTTCCGCCAAGCCCCGCATCCCGAACGTTCTCGCCGGCCGCTACGCCTCCGCCGAGCTCGCCACGCTCTGGTCGCCCGAGCAGAAGGTGAAGCTGGAGCGTCAGCTCTGGCTCGCCGTGCTGCGGGCCCAGAAGGACCTCGGGATCGAGGTGCCGGAGCAGGCGCTCGCGGACTACGAGCGGGTCCTGGACACCGTCGACCTGGCCTCGATCGCCGAGCGCGAGAAGGTCACGCGGCACGACGTGAAGGCGCGGATCGAGGAGTTCAACGACCTCGCCGGTCACGAGCAGGTCCACAAGGGCATGACCTCCCGTGACCTCACGGAGAACGTCGAGCAGCTCCAGATCCGGCTCTCCCTTGAGTTGATCCGCGACCGCAGCGTGGCCGTCCTGGCCCGCCTCGGCAAGCTGGCGGGCGAGTACGGCGAGCTGGTCATGGCCGGCCGCTCGCACAACGTGGCCGCGCAGGCCACCACCCTCGGCAAGCGCTTCGCGACGGCGGCCGACGAGCTGCTCGTGGCGTACGGCCGGGTCGAGGAACTCCTCGCCCGTTACCCGCTGCGCGGTATCAAGGGCCCGGTCGGCACCGCGCAGGACATGCTGGACCTGCTGGGCGGGGACGCCTCGAAGCTGGCCGAGCTGGAGGACCGGATCGCGGGCCACCTGGGCTTCTCGCAGGCCTTCACCTCGGTCGGCCAGGTCTACCCGCGCTCGCTGGACTACGAGGTCGTCACCGCGCTGGTGCAGCTGGCGGCGGCCCCGTCCTCGCTCGCCAAGACGATCCGGCTGATGGCCGGGCACGAGCTGGTCACCGAGGGCTTCAAGCCGGGCCAGGTCGGCTCCTCCGCGATGCCGCACAAGATGAACACGCGGTCCTGCGAGCGCGTCAACGGCCTCATGGTCATCCTGCGCGGCTACGCCTCGATGACCGGCGAGCTGGCGGGCGACCAGTGGAACGAGGGCGACGTGTCCTGCTCGGTGGTGCGCCGGGTCGCGCTGCCGGACGCGTTCTTCGCGCTCGACGGCCTCCTGGAGACCTTCCTCACCGTGCTCGACGAGTTCGGCGCCTTCCCGGCCGTCGTGGCCCGCGAGCTGGACCGCTACCTGCCGTTCCTCGCCACCACCAAGGTGCTGATGGGCGCGGTGCGCGCGGGCGTCGGCCGTGAGGTCGCGCACGAGGCGATCAAGGAGAACGCGGTCGCCTCCGCGCTCGCGATGCGCGAGCAGGGTGCCGAGCGCAACGAGCTCCTCGACAAGCTGGCCGCCGACGAGCGCATCCCGCTCGACCGGGCCCAGCTCGACGAGCTGATGGCCGACAAGCTGTCCTTCACGGGTGCCGCGGCCGACCAGGTCGCCGTCGTGGTCGGCCGGATCGAGGAGATCGTCAAGCAGCACCCGGCGGCCGCGGGGTACACGCCGGGGGCGATCCTCTGA
- a CDS encoding DUF4326 domain-containing protein: MHTRVVNVRGRLHEYGPRLEHAPADLVYVGRRWTMGGWDLPRHPLYNPFAYDTATRRRDGTRAEVMAKYRAYLLERPDLLALLPGLRGRALACWCAPEPCHADVLAELADRLS, from the coding sequence GTGCACACGCGCGTGGTCAACGTCCGGGGCCGGCTCCACGAGTACGGCCCCCGGCTGGAACACGCGCCCGCCGACCTCGTCTACGTCGGCCGCCGCTGGACGATGGGCGGCTGGGACCTGCCGAGGCACCCCCTCTACAACCCGTTCGCCTACGACACCGCCACGCGCCGTCGGGACGGCACGCGGGCCGAGGTGATGGCGAAGTACCGGGCGTATCTGCTGGAGCGGCCGGATCTGCTCGCTCTGCTGCCCGGGCTGCGCGGCAGGGCGCTGGCCTGCTGGTGCGCGCCCGAACCGTGCCATGCCGATGTCCTGGCGGAGCTCGCGGACCGGCTCTCGTAG
- a CDS encoding SGNH/GDSL hydrolase family protein, translating to MQTNPSYSSLVAVGDSFTEGMSDLLPDGSYRGWADLLAGRMAAVTPGFRYANLAVRGKLIQQIVDEQVDVAAAMQADVITLVGGLNDTLRPKCDMVRVRDLLTEAVERLAPSCKQLVLMRSPGRQGPVLERFRPRMEELFGVVDELASRHGAVVVDLYGAASLSDPRMWDVDRLHLTAEGHVRVAEAVWQTLGYDPEDTEWRTPLPATVPPKWLARRIADVRFTRQHLLPWIGRRLTGRSSGDGLPPKRPDLLPYER from the coding sequence ATGCAGACGAATCCCAGTTACTCCAGCCTGGTCGCCGTCGGCGACTCCTTCACCGAGGGCATGTCGGACCTGCTCCCGGACGGTTCCTACCGGGGCTGGGCCGACCTCCTCGCCGGCCGGATGGCGGCCGTGACGCCCGGTTTCCGCTACGCCAACCTCGCGGTGCGCGGCAAGCTGATCCAGCAGATCGTCGACGAGCAGGTCGACGTGGCCGCGGCGATGCAGGCGGACGTGATCACGCTGGTGGGCGGGCTCAACGACACCCTGCGGCCCAAGTGCGACATGGTCCGGGTGCGCGATCTGCTGACGGAGGCCGTGGAGCGTCTCGCGCCGTCCTGCAAGCAGCTCGTCCTGATGCGCAGCCCTGGCCGCCAGGGCCCGGTCCTGGAGCGTTTCCGGCCGCGCATGGAGGAGCTGTTCGGGGTCGTCGACGAGCTGGCGTCCCGGCACGGGGCCGTGGTCGTCGACCTGTACGGCGCGGCGTCGCTCTCCGACCCCCGGATGTGGGACGTGGACCGGCTGCACCTGACGGCCGAGGGCCACGTCCGGGTCGCGGAGGCCGTGTGGCAGACCCTCGGCTACGACCCCGAGGACACGGAGTGGCGTACCCCGCTGCCGGCCACGGTGCCGCCGAAGTGGCTGGCCCGCCGGATCGCGGACGTCCGCTTCACCCGGCAGCACCTCCTGCCCTGGATCGGCCGGCGCCTGACGGGCCGCTCCTCGGGCGACGGCCTGCCGCCGAAGCGCCCCGACCTGCTGCCCTACGAGCGGTAG
- a CDS encoding hemolysin family protein yields MTVVQLLIGLATLVVNAFFVGAEFALISVRRSQIETYAEQGDRRAKSVLWGLEHVSALMAAAQLGITLCTLVLGVVAEPAIAHLLEPVFHAVGVPKGAGHAVSFVIALTLATYLHMLLGEMVPKNIALAEPVRSALLLGPPLVALARGLRPVIFAVNAFANALLKLLRVETRNEVAATFSDAELARIVRDSGEAGLIDERARERLHDALELGRRPVRDVVMPLERVVYARVGVTPEQLEALSAESGFSRFPVVDEGRRIVGYLHVKDALDAMPRDLRFPVRDMRPIARIRESTPLDDVLTAMRRSRTHLAAVLGADGRLAGLVTMEDVLRELFGRQV; encoded by the coding sequence ATGACCGTCGTCCAGTTGTTGATCGGTCTGGCGACCCTCGTCGTCAACGCCTTCTTCGTGGGCGCCGAGTTCGCGCTGATCTCGGTGCGGCGCAGCCAGATCGAGACGTACGCCGAGCAGGGCGACCGGCGGGCGAAGAGCGTGCTGTGGGGTCTTGAGCACGTCTCCGCGCTGATGGCGGCCGCGCAGCTCGGCATCACCCTGTGCACGCTGGTCCTGGGCGTCGTCGCCGAGCCGGCGATCGCGCATCTGCTGGAGCCGGTGTTCCACGCGGTCGGCGTTCCGAAGGGCGCGGGGCACGCGGTGTCCTTCGTGATCGCGCTGACGCTGGCGACCTATCTGCACATGCTGCTCGGCGAGATGGTCCCGAAGAACATCGCGCTCGCCGAGCCGGTGCGCAGCGCCCTGTTGCTGGGCCCGCCGCTGGTCGCGCTGGCGCGGGGACTGCGCCCGGTGATCTTCGCGGTGAACGCCTTCGCCAACGCCCTGCTGAAGCTGCTGCGCGTGGAGACCAGGAACGAGGTCGCGGCGACCTTCTCGGACGCCGAGCTGGCCCGGATCGTCCGGGACTCCGGCGAGGCGGGGCTGATCGACGAACGGGCGCGGGAGCGGCTGCACGACGCGCTGGAACTGGGGCGGCGACCGGTGCGGGACGTGGTGATGCCGCTGGAACGGGTCGTCTACGCGCGCGTGGGCGTCACCCCGGAGCAGCTGGAGGCGCTGTCGGCCGAGTCCGGGTTCTCGCGGTTCCCGGTGGTGGACGAGGGCCGGCGCATCGTCGGCTATCTGCACGTCAAGGACGCGTTGGACGCCATGCCGCGGGACCTGCGGTTCCCGGTGCGCGACATGCGCCCGATCGCCCGGATCCGGGAGAGCACGCCGCTGGACGACGTCCTGACGGCGATGCGGCGCAGCCGGACGCACCTGGCAGCGGTGCTGGGCGCGGACGGCCGGCTGGCGGGCCTGGTGACGATGGAGGACGTGCTGCGGGAGCTGTTCGGCCGACAGGTGTGA